The genomic stretch GACGTTCAAAAAGTGACTGAACAAAGCGCAACGAAGCTGCAAACGTGTCTTAAACATTGGAAACTAGCCGCGAGCGGCGAGAGAGTGGCAGCAGGGAGAGCGCGATCCAAGCCGCAGTAAAAGCCAAGAATGAAAGACACAAAGAAACTGGTTAGGCtgccttctgcttctgcttgtgcTTCTGCAGACCCGGCACAATTCTTGGCCAAAAGAAGCCACCCAAAGGaagctccccccccccccccccccccccccccccactcttGCCAAGGTTAATAACATTTTTGTAGGCTTCTGCTGCAGCCGAGATCGGTGATCGGTGGAAGAAGAGACAGCATGTACATAACTAAAGGGAACTATAAATCTGCAACTCCTTACCTGTGCACCCTTGggcatctctctctcactgtgtCTCTGCCTGCCTCTGGCTTGGGAGACTTCCTCAACGAAAATAGAAACTCGTTTTCCCTCGAGGAACTCTCGCAGTTGTATTTAAATTCAGCCAGGCCGTTGGCGGTTGGTTGGTTATGCAAAAAAGCAGACAAATCTTCCCACTGCGACAAAAGTGGGCGGCACAACAGGCCAGGCATTCACGTGAGACTCCAACTCCAGTTGGGAGTAGTCGTTCCAGCAGCGTCCGgcacatagccaaaactcCTGTTAGCTGCTCCTAGTACAAACGGGTCCCCATCCCCGTTCCGTTCAGTCCATTCGAGTGGTCCGCGCTCTGTTGACCGCATTATTGGATGTCTGCCGAAGAGGCAATTTGCAGTGAGAGACGGACAACTGGAAAGGCTTGTTATAAATAGTTTCGTACCTCAACTATGCCAAGGCGCTGCAGTCGCTGCTAATTGTCGTCGAAGCATGGTCATGGACGAGAGCAACAAGTGCTGCGGCGGCCTGGCGACGGGCGCTCCAATTGCTACAGCCGGCTTTGAGCGCTCGGATTTCGCTACCGCGTTTAAGTTTGTGTGTAATTTGCGATACCAGCAATTGCAGGGGCTGCAATGACAAGCATTAGACCACTTGGACACCTCCATTACGTTAATAACTATAGGtttaaagcaataaaaacaatttattaagcaaaaaaaaatgcaaaatgacCGCGCATTTATCTATAAcatctgaccctcagaaatataccgaaatataccgtctcattttaaaaatataccgtaaatatactgacgaattccagatctattttacatattcctcgtttttgatattccgtcgaatattactagttatataacaaatttagccctgcccacataattttatctgattaatgaatcaattccCTACTTGACtggtttgttttaaatacttgcttttattggatcttGTCTAAAAAAGgtttagcgaaataggtcaaacaaaaaaagttttagcgaaatgaatcaaaaaaaagaaagaggatAGGCGtacagtatactgtatggttagtgccGGATCGTAATGAGGCGGTATATTTAAACCGAACACGTGAAAATCTAACTTTATAATGATACCAATTTTAATACTATCCCGTTAAAGTTACCAACATGGCAAGTACCCTGCTAAAAAGCATGATGTAGGAAACGGCCGACAGGATGTCCTGATGTGTCGTGTTAATATTCCACAAATAATTGCGGGATAGTCCCCTTGAGCGACTGTCCGAGTGTCTCCAGCTGTCAGCTTTTAAACTGTCTCAGCCTGAATGGTAGACTATCCAAGGTCAAATTTTCCCCGAATAACATTCTGAATCAGCTTCAGCTCTATCCAGTTGGGTTCACCTTTTCAATGGTTGGGAAATTGCAGTGCCAATAATCACCATATGTGATCCAAGAACAGTaattaaagtaaataaaatggGACTTATTTGTTGTGAAACCTTACCTATCGactggtgcgcgccaaatagaTATATACATGTTTTGGCGATGTTTTAGCATATCGATACATCATTTTGTACTGTTTACCAACACCCCCTGCTAGGGTTGCCAGCCAAAGACTGAAAAGAGAAATATTTTTCCACGTATTAAAACAAttgtacatttatttataaataaaaccaaagtTAATAAGTTAGAAAGTTTTAAATTAGAGTAAAGTGTAAGATTCGTTGCCCTGCCATGCCCATGTCGTGTCGAGTGCTCCAGTACCATCCCTAGCACTCACTGCAACACGCACCACACCGCCGAAACGGAACCCAACCTGCGCACCGACCGCCGTCCCCCAGGAGCCGGAAAAGAGCGATGCCTTGCTGGTATTATGACAAAAAGGAACTGCGAGAGAGAACACCGTCAATTCTGGATGGCATCACATACGAGAACGAGCGGCGCTATCGCAAGGAGGGCGCCCGCTTCATCATGGAATGCGGCACAAAGATGGGACTCGGCCACAACACGATGGCCACCGGAGTGGTGTACTTTCATCGGTTCTACATGTTCCACTCGTTCAGGAGCTTTCCACGCTACGTCACCGCCTGCTGTTGCCTCTTCTTCGCCGGCAAGGTGGAGGAGACGCCCAAAAAGTGTCGCGACATCATCAAAACCGCCCGCGGCATCCTCAACGATAACTATTTCTACTCTTTTGGGGAGGATCCCAAGGAGGAGGTAATGACACTGGAGCGCATTCTGCTGCAGACAATCAAGTTCGACCTGCAGGTGGAGCATCCTTACACATTTCTCCTCAAGTACGCCAAGTGCTTCAAGGGCGACCAGCAGAAGCTACAGAAGATGGTCCAAATGGCCTGGAATTTCGTCAACGACTCCCTCAGCACGGTCGTCTGTCTGCAGTGGGAGCCGGAGATCATAGCCGTTGCGCTCATCCATCTGGCCAGCAAACTGAGCAAATTTACGGTCCAGGACTGGGAGGGCCGGCAGCCGCAACACCAGCGCTGGTGGGACATGTTCGTGTCGGATGTGACGATGGATATACTGGAGGATATATGCCACCAGGTGTTGGATCTGTACCAGTCCACCCAGAAGGAGGCACAGCTACCGAACAGTCCGCCCCAGAAGCCCCCCAGTCGCGCCGACAGTCCTACAACTGTCAAGCCCATGAATCccagtggaggaggagtacccgcccagcagcaacagccgccgccaccgccgcccacaaacaacagcagtggcaatggcaaccaTTTGGACCTCAACAATATACAGAGCATCAAATCGCTGGCCAATGCAGTGCCCTCCGCCGTCAGCTgcatcaacaacagcaacaacgatgCACTGACagtggtgcagcagcagcaggcgccgCTGTCGGGACCCACGCCGCCTGGAGGAGGGCAGGCCAACTATCACATGTACCATgcgccaccgccacctccgCCTCCCGTAGTGCCTATGCCACAGTATGCCGCAGCAGCATGGAATGTccagcagccgccgcccaCGCATTATAATGCTGCCGTTGCGCCGCCCCCACCAATGCCCCCGAATATGGGGGCTCCTGGGGGCCCAGGCGGTGGCTATTACAATGCAGGAcgacagccgcagcagcgatACCAATAGACAGAAACACAAAACAGTGGGGGAAGTGGAAGCGAGCGGCTTGCAAGTACAGATTATAcatattaataattaataaagcgtaattttattaaaaacaaacattcTCACCGTTTTACATCAAATCGGAGTCGAGTCGAGGGTGGAGCAGGGCAGGAGGAGTCGAGTCTGCCTGTTGTGTCTTCCACTAATATCCTGGATGATCCTCTCCTTTGGGGCTGTCTGAAGTGTATGCTGAATGCTGTATGCTGtggcgtgtgtgtctgtctgagATTTACTTTCCTACTTAGAGTTTATTCagatttcttttgtttccttgtttttgtttttcagtaTACAAGCTAAGCTATGTACGAGTTATACATAATgatgtatttatgtattgttggatgtttatatatatatatatatgtatatatatggtatatgcgTATGTAGGTGATATACGTTTAGAGGGCGTGTGTGGCATATACATAGATAATGGGCGGGGGCGGTACTGTACTGTAACTATATCGATATTGCAAAACTCGGTTAACGATTAAATTGTTTCGGAGTAACGTTGTACGGTTACAccctttctcttttttttttgtttttgtttaagtACACACTAAACATGTGGGGGATTCTTAGATTCTCTCCATGGATTCTCATACGTTTCCTCAATCGGAATTTCAACATAAAACGCAGCTAAGcatacaattttcatttgatttttagtGTGTGTTGTGGGTGTTCGTGTTTCTGTCTGTGGATGAATGTGCGTGTGCGTTTGCATTTGCGTGTGCGTGGGTCCTTCCTCTAACATTTGCGCGTTAATGTCAGCTCTCCACTTTCATAATACTGCGGTATCATCAGAAACTCGGGCAAAGAGCGCCGCGTCGccgaagttgaggttgaggagccggcagcagccgctgctgcaaACGATGATGCAGCTGCCTGGCGCACAATTTGACCAACTTTTCCTGGTTTTACAAAGACAAAAGTTATCTGAAGCCCATAAAGCACTAATTATTATGTTACCCATCACATTGGCGCGATGGAAACGCGCATCCAGTTGCCGCAAAACAGAGAGATCTCGATGGCGGGCCCAGGAATCCAAAATATCCGCCACCTTAACGGGCACCAAAGCAGTGGTTTCCCCTTCGCTTGTCTATGAATAAATGTTACAGGATATTAAACGGTTTGTGCATCGCTCGGACTGCTAGTCGTACCCTTTTAAATTGCACatgaagctgctgctgggtgaCCAGATCGATCAGCTTCTTGAGCTTGCGGTGGTTGCACTGCCGCTTGGaggcctgcagcagcagctgcttgagATTCCCAGCATTGCTGACTGGCGGCTTGGATAGCTGTTCGAAGTATGTGTGCAGCAGGGATTTGTCATAGGAAATTTGTAGCTTGTCCAGCGCCTGCACCAGATGCTCCTCATCGCACAGTTGTCCTGTGGACAGACGCGCCACCAGCGGCTCAGTCGAAAAGCTTTGCTTGAGCAGCTGCAAAAAAGGGCAAGCATTTAAGGAACAATCCCTATAAAGGACTCCCTTAGAGCAGCCTCACCTGCACGCCGCCAAAATTATTATCACACGAAATAAACCTTTGGTTATAGGCGGGACCCAGACTGGGACCGGCACCAGCCGCACCGCTATGCCAGCCGGCAAACAGGCCACCAGCCTCATCAAAGTAACCTGGCGATCCGCTGCGACATCGTGTCTGCTCCGCCCGGGTGTAGAGGGAGAGACTGCTGCCTCGGTTGCTGCCCACCCTGCGCCGGCACTTGGTGCAGGTGCTCATATCGAGGGCCTTGCCAATGGTGTTGGCCAGAAACTCCTTCTCTAGACAGTCCAGGCAGTTTTCCTCGTTGTTGCTCGTCAGGTCAAAGTGTGCCATAGACGAGGATGATGCGGCCATGGCCACCACGGCCGCTGCAGCCACCAGCATGGGAGCCACCGTATCGGCACCCTGCAGCGGCAGTTGCTGGCAGGAGGATGCGGAAGTCGCTCGAAAGTCCGTGCAGCTGTAGCAGCGCTCATCGAAGCTGGCCGAGGGCTGGGAACGCCGCGACTTCGACGACGAGCTGCTCTTGGACATCACTGACGAGGAGTTGGACAGTCGCTTGGGCTTGGCGCCCGTCAGCTTCGGTTCGGGATGATCGCTGGGCACGCTGGTGCTCCGACTGAAGCTGGAGCCGGTGTACAGTGTGCTGGGCAGGGATTGGGCCAGCGCTGTGTCCGCCAGCTGGCCAACGCCATGAGGCTGACCGCCCTCATCCTCTGTTCCGCCAATCAATTCATCCAAGTCCATGTCCacgccactgccagtgccgtCCTTGATCTGATCCAGGTTGAGACTAATCCGGGCAAACTTTTTATTGAgacgctgcttctgctgctgcagggcaTCCTCCTGGGGGAAATCATCGATGGGCGAGCTGTACAGCTGCCTGCCCTGCGTGGGCGTGACCATGCCCATGCCGCTCATCTGGCTGTAGTCCCGCTGCATCAGCAGAAGATTGGCCTGAGGCAGGGCGCCGAGATCCTGGGCACCGCTGGCAAACTCCAGCTCGGAGGAGGGATCCGGCTCGAAGTCCATTTCCAGAAACTCGGTTTCATCATCGGCGCCGAGCAAATCTGGAAGACCCACGGGCAGGCCAAAGTCGAGATGGTGCCGTCCGCTTCGTCCCATGGCGGCGGCATCCATCGAGAGGTCAAAGTCGGCGCCGTCGCCGCGATACGCGTACACACAGTCGTCCGAATTGAGGGATATCTCCTCAGCCTCcacatcgtcgtcgtcgagcAGGATGAGATCGTCGCCGTAAAAGTTGTCGCTGGCGTAGCTGAGGTTCTCCGTGGAGTTGTTCATGGAGGTGCGGCTGGAGCTGAGGCCGCCGACACCGCCTCCACCAAATGCCGCATCGGTGGGCGATaaggcagcggcggcagctgccATTCCATAGCCGGCTACATCCAGATCCAAGGCGCAGTAGGCGGCCGCCGCGCCTGCaatctgtgtgtgggggggggagggagaaaaACGCCACTGAAAATTGCATATACACGAtggagtgagagcgagagtgcACTTGCCTTATCACCGACGgcaccgctgccaccgcctTCGGTTTCAAGAGccgacacagccacagccaacgCCGCTGCAGCGCAGTCTCCTGTCCCCACggcgccaccaccacccccctcATCGTCGGCGCCTATGGTAGAGGCTGAggctggtgttgttggtgcctgtttttgtttcgtgcCCATTGTGGCCCCTGTCGCACAATCGATTTGTCTGAGGAGTTTTGGATGCTCGTCCGGCACATCGGAAGTCGTGTACTTGTTCACGGCACTGCTGTATTCGACAAgactgttgttgttattaAGATTTAAACgccaattcaatttatttatttcacgAAAATCCATTCCATCTAAAGTCTAGGGATGGCAGACAACTATCGATTGCGGTGCTCAGAGCGTATCGACAGCACAAGCAGTGATATGTTGTGCACGATATATCATACCTACCTACCTACCCAAGTCTAGTTTGGTTTTGAAATTAGTTTGAAGAACTTCTAACATATACCCTAGATGTAACTGTCTTAGAAATATGAGTTACAAAACTTTTATTGGCTTCAGTATTAGTAAAAATACATGGAAGTAAGTTAATAAgattaaaaacataaaaaggCAAGCACAGCTTCTGAGATTCCTGAAATTTTACATTGTCGACACttggaaatatatttcaaataaattccaAATTCATAGTATATCGACTGCCTGCCAGTACTATCGCCACCAGGCCACTCACGCAAACGGCAGAAAACCATCGATAGCCACCCATCGATAGCGCAAGCAGCGCTTCTGCTcacgctgtcgctgccgctgctgctccactgCTCCAACAATATCACTAACGTTTTGCTCCaccaagagagagaaaggctTTCCCCGCTTTCCACGGCCAGCTGCGGTTGCAACGCCATCAACAACGACCCAAACACGCTGGGGCCTGTTTGCACAGGAATACAACCATAGAACGGATTGAGAGCAGTGTTAAAATAAATCTGTGAATAATCATTTGAAAGTGTCATGAGAAAGTATAGCTCGTAAACGGAATAATATACTTCTCAAAATTGAACTGTTAAACGGGGCCGAGAACCACCCACGGACTGTAGGAAATACGGAAAAGTGCAATAagtgaaaattgatttttaaccAGTGTCAAGTGTGAATTGAGAGcacaggaacaacaacaagatgGTGCAGAAATTCCAATCCCCCGTTCGGGTCTACAAATATCCCTTTGAGCTGGTGATGAAGGTGTGTATCTTTTgtttgcagcagcagtaccagcaCCAGCCGTGTAGGCGTGTCTCTTCCGTGTCGCCTCCACACCCGCCAtcactgctctgctctgctctatagaaatgtttgttttatttataattttcgtGATTAATGCTGGTTACAACACATTCTTAATTATGCGAACAGCAGCTGTTGATTGATTTTCATTCGGAAGCGCAATCTTTCCTGCACTCGGATTTCCCTTGCAgaagataaataaaattaaccTTGGACAGCcataatttccccctctctgGGCTCAGAGAGAGCGCAGCGCCTCTGTCCAGCTATCTCACTCTATCTCTGGTGGTGCTATCTTTGTCTGTCTGTAGTTTCATGAATGGGAAATCGCTCTCATAACAAAAGACGAGAGGCTGTTGGAAAAGTGAGAGGGGTTGGGAGGCGGAGAGGAAAGGATTTCTTTGGAGGCCGCAGCTTTGGATACACTTACAGATCGTTTGTTTCTTAAAACATTGAATATTGAACATTGATATGATGTAACAAATGCAACTGCAGATTTGTGCTTCAAAAATAATGGCCAATGCACAGTTTTAGCCAGAATTTCAGGGATTTTATTCCCTTTGTGACAAACATCTGCTTGAAATCATAGTACCCTCTCTCAGAGCGTACAATGCTAGGGGAGAGGAAGCCACTATCCTATTGAATGAAGAGGAGCacagcgggagagagagatagagatagctCATGTTCGTGATTTGCATTCGCAAAAGATCCGTCCGTCTTGTCTCTCACACAATGGGACAAAACTCACAATTGAGACAGGAAATAAGCGATTATGGCCCATTTGTACAATAACAATCAGTGAAAATGATACACCATAAAAGCACGAAAAACTATATAGTACatttgaatgtgtgtgtgcgttatACAACTGATAACAGTACTGCtgtcagatacagatacaaatgtcTATGGTACAGTGGACACTGGTTTTAGGGTGTAAAATACTTGCGACATGGTTACTTCAGAGGTTTACTTGATATCTTATCTATTAGCTTTTATAGCCTTCCATCGAGTGTTGACTGTATTAATACACCCGTATTAAAACATTCCATCAAATTGGCTTATATTCTATAGACATATTTTCCTGATAAAATCCCACCAAAACAACAGCCAATCCCCGAATACTTTGTGACGCATTTTCTATACATGCACTTAATATTAATTATCTAGAACTTATCATAGGAAAAACCCCCCctctttaattaaatttcaacaCAACAGATGGCGCAACTAGTTTATTATCAGTATttattaaaagcaaaaaaatatatattattttctgTAGTTGGCGAGTCCAAAAGTCCAGAGCATAATGTCATTGACTCGAAACATGTTTATCCATGGGACTCATTCAtgatagtatagtatatgCCATATGCCTTTCAAGTAAAGAAAAACTAATTGGCTTAACAGTAAATAATCGCATTATACTATCTATCTACCTATCTATCTGTCTGCCCCATCTATCACCCACTGAACGAGTGGTCACGTTTTCAAATGTTCATATGAAAGGTGccccctgtctctgtctctgtctctgtctgggCTGTGTGTGGAGGCAGAGGATGTGGGTACTCAGGGCATTACGAGTGTATGTCTGATTGGACAGTTTTTTTTGCGAGCATTATATTCATCACTGGGAAGGGGAGTGAACCAATTCATGATATGATATGAGTTAAATTATAGTTTCAATTGTTTGGTGGCGCAATAAACGCAATAGGCATTGTAAATTCCTCTTTGGTAACTGGTACGTGGCAATACCAAGGCCAGACATTGGATATCTTTTCACCAGAGCCCCAGGCAAAGGCAGCAGAACTTTCaaattaagtaaataaatatcagGTGTCAAAGCTGAATCAGTTTCgaagcaaaagtttttgtgAAATACTGCAATCAGGTATCCAATTTCCACAAAagttttttgctcttttttcaATCACTAATGCGAAAAGATTTGGGACTGAAATTGGAAATCAGTTTTCATTTCTTTACAAAGATTTATAGATCTAGAGATTTATTACTGCGAAGCTAACAATCTTTAATCCTCAATTATAGTTGTCTCCTCGAATTGACAACAATTAATTATAGGCAACTTCAGCAGACAGAAAGAATAATTCATAATATTGCATTATTGACGTAATATCCAATAGGCTGAAATGCATTTGCGGCGGTAGATCAAGGTCATCCTCGATATACATTTGTTTGGCTCGGAGCGACGACACCGCGACACTACACACGCTCCCGAGTGTCGAGAGACGCGAATGCGCCTCGCTTTGAAACGAGTCGAGTGGGGTCtcgggtgggggggggggggggggggagagaagTTTCAATACGATACGTATACGGCGCCCCCATACGTCACATGTGCCAAGTGAATTTGCACACTTTCTATATATAGGAGAGCCGCTgcgaaaagcgaaaacaaaagcagaaccCGTGCCACTGACACTCACTCCCTACTGCctactccccactccccactgccatctgcttctgcctctacCTCTCCGTCTCCCTCCCCCACTGGTTGTTTTTGAGTCACTGTAAAAGTCGAGCGAACGAAGCAACGAACCGACAAAGTTTTTAATGGCCAATTAGCATATACCATGACTCCACGGGAACAAGGACAACTCATCCATCCGTTGGGCAGGACGAACAGAAGGGTTTGTTTGTGTGCGGGATTGTTGCTTGAACTCTCCAAATCGACCATAAATCTGTCCAAGACCGAGGCGCGAGACCTTTAGGCCCCCGTGCAGAGGTCGTAAATCGTCGCTCATGTGGTTGTTCACACGTTTCCAGCAGCTAAATAATTCAGCCATCGATGGAGGCTCGGGACCCAACAAGTTGTCCTGGGCCTCGATTTTTCCCAGACACACTGCGGACCCGGCCCGGACCCAGTCCGTGGCGACACAATCTGCCTTGAACCTTTTAATTATTAAGCAAGTTCGGCTCAATTACGTACAAGGCGCGGCGCGGTGGGGCAGGGCCTGTCCTGTCAGAGGAAAATGTCGGCCTTCGAGTGCATCTTAAAGGACACGCGACcatggatgggtggatgggcgGATGGgttggtgggtgggtggcctTGGTGGCCTTACTGGGGCTCTCTTGGAAGTTCCTTCTGTTCTGCATAATTTGTAAACTTTTATTAGGGCATGCATGCCGTTGGGTCTATGCTTTTCAAAAATCAATGAGGTCTTAGCTTCTGGCACGACATTCCGTGTGAGAATTAACAGCAGCGCCGCATTTggtaattataataaattgcacacacacacatacaaaattTAGAAGGCAATTCCTTTTTTGTGCAATAAGCAATTTGTGTTTCGATTTTGCCAAGTacagtttttgtgtgtgcaataAACAGACAATCATCTAATGAGAATTCCAGTGGCGAGAAGTATCTGCACAATGAGAGAAAATTAGACGGAATTTCCAACTGAAAGAAAACATTCTCACAATTAGAGAGATAGCAAAATTATCTACACTTTccatagaaaatatattctGGGATAGAAGTCATTTCTCAATGGAAATTCTCAATGACTCCTAAAAGTAATTCCAGATAAGTATATTCCCTTTGTGTCGCTGTAAGTTCTTACTTGTTCAAAAAACCCACTTTCTGGTGTCCTTTTTTTCGCCCAGTGTAGCTGTAGATGGCCGTGTGGGGAATGCGGCGTAGTTTGCTCATTTGTTTATGCCACCCGACGAGATAAAGCTGAAGAAGCTCTCGCTGGCGACcataaaaagaaagaactaGGCCAAAAGCAGCACGAACCACAGATGCTCTAACTCTAATTAGAGCAACTAAAAATAGCACCTGTTTGTGCTCTCAAATATTTAAGCGTGCAATTATGAGATTTTCCAAACgaaaattaatagaaaatatTAAGAGAAAAATCCTTAGCAAGAGTATACCAATAATagccttttgtgtgtgtggaaatttttggcaaatattttgcaaatGTTTTGTGTACGagggggtggaagggggggcAGGGGTCCGGGCAAAAGTCCTAGCCAAGTTCATGTTCATAAATTGGCCCACGTTCAAGGCCGATTGGCATTGTGCCCTAGCGTTACAGAGTGGCTGTAAAAGGGCAAGGAATCCACCCTAAACCTCTGAAAAATCTCAGTAGTTTCACGCTCATCTCATCCTTTTTCTATCTATATATTTCTAGGCCTATGAGCGACGCTTCCCCAAATGCCCACAGATGCCCATAGTCCTTGACTGCGATGTCATCAAGATTGAGTCGCTGGAGAACGGGGCCAAGACGAACACCACCCGCCGCTGCAAGCTGGCTGTGGATGCCCCCTACATCTTCAAGAAGCTGATTGGCGTCGATTTCGTATACTTCCTGCAGCACAACTATCTGGACATGAGCAACCGAACGCTGAGCATCGAGGCCGTCAACGAGAGCTTCTCCTCGCGCATCGAGATCTTCGAGCGGTGTCGCTACTACGCCCATCCGGACAACGCCGAATGGACGTGCTTCGATCAGACGGCCACGCTGGACATCAAGAACTTCTTTGGCTTTGAGCACTCCATGGAGAAGATGGGCATGAAGCAGTACACACAAACGAcgctcaagggcaaggagatCATTGAGTATTTCATCAATCAACTGGAGCAGGAAGGCGTCACACATGTGGACCGTTGGGTGCCGCCACTCGATGCCGCCAAGTCCCCAACACCGGAACAGAAACAGCATCACGATATCCTGCTCGATGGCGACTTCATAGCCCGCAATCTGGGCCAGCTCTCCCCGATGCAGGAGTCcaagctgctggagctgcgaAAAATGCTCGATGGTGTCGATGATCTGGAGCGTGTGCCCAGTTATCAGACCATCCTGCGTTTCTTGTCAGCCAGGGACTGGCACGTGAGCCAGGCCTTTGCCATGCTCTGCGACTCGCTTCAATGGCGCAAAGAGCATCGCATGGATTCGCTCCTCGAGGAGTACACCGAGCcagcggtggtggtggagcACTTTCCAGGCGGCTGGCATCATCACGACAAGGATGGCAGGCCCATCTATATACTACGATTGGGTCACATGGATGTCAAGGGTTTGCTAAAGAGTCTGGGCATGGAAGGGCTTTTACGCTTGGTAAGTTTTCGAATCCCAAATAGTGTCTGGATCTCGTGCTGATCTTTCTGCCAATAGGCCCTACACATTTGCGAGGAGGGAATACAAAAGATCAATGAATCTGCGGAGCGTTTGGATAAACCCGTCTTGAATTGGTCTTTGCTGGTGGACCTGGAGGGCCTGTCTATGCGCCATTTGTGGCGTCCTGGCATCAAGGCCTTGCTGTACATCATCGAGACGGTGGAGCGCAATTATCCAGAGACCATGGGACGTGTGCTGGTGGTGCGAGCGCCTCGAGTGTTCCCCATTGCCTGGACCATTGTGAGCGCGTTCATTGGTGAGTGGGTTTTTCACTGCCTTTCCCCTGCCTCTGTTATATAATCGtttcctgccacacacagatgAGCACACACGCTCAAAGTTCCTGTTCTATGGCCCCGATTGTGAGCACATGAAGGACGGTCTGGCCCAGTATATTGACGAAGAGATAGTCCCCGATTTTCTGGGCGGCCCTTGCAAGGTAAATCGATGATATACATAGATGTTTACATATGTAGCTCTCTTTCGATATGTAGTTTTGCAGTTTGTTTGGGAAACGGCAGTGTAGATACAAGTATATTTGATtcgttatttatttgtttgtatattttttgtaaacaTTTATCGCCTCTTTCGCGGCTCTGCGGTTTGCTGCAGACTGTGGCGCATGTGTCGGAGCAAGTCAGTCAGAAATACTTTACGCATTGTTATTTAGCTAAATGCGATTGTGTAAGCAGCTCCTCCAAACTATAAATA from Drosophila pseudoobscura strain MV-25-SWS-2005 chromosome 4, UCI_Dpse_MV25, whole genome shotgun sequence encodes the following:
- the CycK gene encoding cyclin-K, with translation MPCWYYDKKELRERTPSILDGITYENERRYRKEGARFIMECGTKMGLGHNTMATGVVYFHRFYMFHSFRSFPRYVTACCCLFFAGKVEETPKKCRDIIKTARGILNDNYFYSFGEDPKEEVMTLERILLQTIKFDLQVEHPYTFLLKYAKCFKGDQQKLQKMVQMAWNFVNDSLSTVVCLQWEPEIIAVALIHLASKLSKFTVQDWEGRQPQHQRWWDMFVSDVTMDILEDICHQVLDLYQSTQKEAQLPNSPPQKPPSRADSPTTVKPMNPSGGGVPAQQQQPPPPPPTNNSSGNGNHLDLNNIQSIKSLANAVPSAVSCINNSNNDALTVVQQQQAPLSGPTPPGGGQANYHMYHAPPPPPPPVVPMPQYAAAAWNVQQPPPTHYNAAVAPPPPMPPNMGAPGGPGGGYYNAGRQPQQRYQ
- the retm gene encoding protein real-time, which gives rise to MVQKFQSPVRVYKYPFELVMKAYERRFPKCPQMPIVLDCDVIKIESLENGAKTNTTRRCKLAVDAPYIFKKLIGVDFVYFLQHNYLDMSNRTLSIEAVNESFSSRIEIFERCRYYAHPDNAEWTCFDQTATLDIKNFFGFEHSMEKMGMKQYTQTTLKGKEIIEYFINQLEQEGVTHVDRWVPPLDAAKSPTPEQKQHHDILLDGDFIARNLGQLSPMQESKLLELRKMLDGVDDLERVPSYQTILRFLSARDWHVSQAFAMLCDSLQWRKEHRMDSLLEEYTEPAVVVEHFPGGWHHHDKDGRPIYILRLGHMDVKGLLKSLGMEGLLRLALHICEEGIQKINESAERLDKPVLNWSLLVDLEGLSMRHLWRPGIKALLYIIETVERNYPETMGRVLVVRAPRVFPIAWTIVSAFIDEHTRSKFLFYGPDCEHMKDGLAQYIDEEIVPDFLGGPCKTMIHEGGLVPKTLYKANSLEDHDDDVTIVSPGAGAGAATATASAEASLAPVALAPMKRLSANHQHDHQNLYKSVDLKPGFSHELLIRNEDPKSVLTWDFDVMRNDLHFTLYRVTQELPEKNDDAVSYFDLQDFVEGTNYFREEPTLICRHKESVQGSHVMHHNDSYLMHWFSPSGAQLNLFYEVLSSVNYKGSMTSLQSAFSSNSSAASSVQSR
- the LOC4816230 gene encoding uncharacterized protein, with the translated sequence MDFREINKLNWRLNLNNNNSLVEYSSAVNKYTTSDVPDEHPKLLRQIDCATGATMGTKQKQAPTTPASASTIGADDEGGGGGAVGTGDCAAAALAVAVSALETEGGGSGAVGDKIAGAAAAYCALDLDVAGYGMAAAAAALSPTDAAFGGGGVGGLSSSRTSMNNSTENLSYASDNFYGDDLILLDDDDVEAEEISLNSDDCVYAYRGDGADFDLSMDAAAMGRSGRHHLDFGLPVGLPDLLGADDETEFLEMDFEPDPSSELEFASGAQDLGALPQANLLLMQRDYSQMSGMGMVTPTQGRQLYSSPIDDFPQEDALQQQKQRLNKKFARISLNLDQIKDGTGSGVDMDLDELIGGTEDEGGQPHGVGQLADTALAQSLPSTLYTGSSFSRSTSVPSDHPEPKLTGAKPKRLSNSSSVMSKSSSSSKSRRSQPSASFDERCYSCTDFRATSASSCQQLPLQGADTVAPMLVAAAAVVAMAASSSSMAHFDLTSNNEENCLDCLEKEFLANTIGKALDMSTCTKCRRRVGSNRGSSLSLYTRAEQTRCRSGSPGYFDEAGGLFAGWHSGAAGAGPSLGPAYNQRFISCDNNFGGVQLLKQSFSTEPLVARLSTGQLCDEEHLVQALDKLQISYDKSLLHTYFEQLSKPPVSNAGNLKQLLLQASKRQCNHRKLKKLIDLVTQQQLHVQFKRTSEGETTALVPVKVADILDSWARHRDLSVLRQLDARFHRANVMGKVGQIVRQAAASSFAAAAAAGSSTSTSATRRSLPEFLMIPQYYESGELTLTRKC